TCGTACCGGGAGCGCAGCAGCCCCAGCCGGTGCTGGGCGGCGGCGTCGCGCCCGGTCCGCGCCGCCTCCCGCGACCGGTCGGCGGCGTCCGCGGCGAGGGCGTGCCGCTCGGCCTCCCGGGCGGCGGCCAGGCCCTGCTCGGCCTCGGCGACGCGCCGGTCCACGTCCGCCTGGGCGCCGAGCCGGGCGGAGGCCGCCTCCACCGCCTCGCGCACGGCCGCGAGAGACTCCTCGCGACCGGAGCGCGCGGCCTCGGCGGCCTCGCGCTCGGCGACGATCTGCGTGCGGCGGGCCGCCTCGGTCCGCTCCGTCTCCTCGAGCCGTTCGGCGGCGGCCCGGTCCCGCACGGCGCGGGCGACCTCCTCCACGGCCCGCTCCGCGAGCGCGACGGCGTCCCGGGGCAGGGCGGCGTCGTCCGCGGGCGTCTCGGCGGCGTCCCGCCGGGCCTGCTCCAGCCAGCCGGCGGCGAGCGGGTCCTCGGCGGCCGCGGCCTGGGCGGTCCCGTCCGCCTCCCGCGCCCGGTCCTCGGCCGCGCGGGCGGACTCGGCGCGGTCGGCCGCGCCCAGCACGCGACCGGCGCGCTCGTGGGCGGCGACGGCGGTCCGGTCCCCCGCGGCAGCCTCGGCGCCCTCGCGGTGGGCGCGCTCCCGCTCGGTCCACGCCGCCGCGGCGGCGAGGGCCTCCCCCGTGGCGCGCAGCTCGGCCTGGGCCCCGCGCGCGGCGGCCTCCTCCGCGGCGGCGGCGTCCCGGCCGGCGCGGGCGGCGTCCACCGCCTCCCGCGTGCGCTCCGCGGTCCTCTCCACCAGCTCCTCGTCCGTGACGGGGAACGGCTCGGGCGCGTGCCAGTCCTCGCCGAGCTCGGCGGCGACCGCCTCGCGCAGCTGCTCCCGGGCCGCGGCGGCCACCTGGGCGTCCGCGGCGGCGCGGGAGCCGAGGCGCTCGGCCTCGGTCTTGAGGTGCTCCTCCACGCCGTCGAACCGCTGGGTGCCGAACAGGCGGCGCAGCAGTCGCTGGCGCTCGTCCGACCGGGCGGTGAGGAACTCGGCGAACCGCCCCTGCGGGAGCATGACGACCTGCATGAACTGGGCCGCGTCCAGGTGCATGACGTCCGCCACCTGGACGCCGACCTCGTCGTTGCGGGTCAGCGGCTCCTGCCAGGCCCCGTCCACGTGCTCGCGCAGGGAGACGGCGGCGGGGGTGGGCGTGGTGTCCTTCCCGGAGGCGGACCGCCGCTTCTTGAGTCGCTCGTGACGGGGCGAGCGCACCACCTCGAACCGCCGCCCCTGGACGGTGAACTCCACGAGCACCTCGGGGACGACGGCGCCGGGCGGGCGCAGCGTGGTCACGAGCGACTCGGGCGACCGGCCGCCCGGGACGGACCCGTACAGGGCGTAGCAGAGGGCGGCGAGGACGGTGGACTTGCCCGCGCCCGTGGGCCCGTCCAGCAGGAACAGGCCGGCGTCGTTGAGCCGGTCCATGTCCACGTCCTGCGCCTCGGCGTAGGGGCCGATCCCCTGCAGCCGCATCCGATGGATCCTCATGCCTGGGCCTCCCGGGTCCGGGACGCCGTGAGGGCGTCGTCGAGCAGCGCGGACTCCTCCGCCGAGGCGGGACGGCCGCGCACGTGGTCCACGAAGCCCGTGGTCAGCGCGAGGTCCGTGGGGGCCTGGCGCAGGGCCTGCGCGTACGTGCGCACGCGCTCGGGACGCCCGCCCTCCGGCTCGTGGCGGAACACGAGCAGGTGGGGGAACCGCGAGCGTAGCCGCTCGAGCGCCCTCTCGGGCCGCTCGGGGTCCGTCACCGTGGCCTGCACCCAGCGGTCCTCGGCGAAGGCGTACTCGGGCGAGTCCAGCAGCGGCCCGATGCGGTCGGCGAGCACGGCCAGCCGGCGTCCGGCCCGCCAGTCCACGGGCTCCACCTCGGTCACGGCGCCGCCGTGCACGTGCACGAGCCACCCGCCCTTCACGTGCTTCGCCTCGGAGAAGGAGTACGGCAGCGGCGATCCGGAGTACCGCACGTGCTCGGCCATCGTCTGCCGTCCGTGCAGGTGCCCGAGCGCCGCGTAGTCCAGCCCGTCGAAGACCGTGACCGGCACCTGGCCGAGGGTGCCGACCAGCCCCTCCGGCTCCGCGCCGGACCCGGCGTCCCGCCCGGCCGGGTCCGCGGGCGCCGGGCTCGCGGGCAACGGCGAGCCGCCGGCGCCGATGTCCCGCTCGGAGTCGGAGGCGTCCCCGCCTGCGGCGAACAGGTGGGCGAGCACGACGCCGGCCAGCGGGGCGGGCGACCCCGCCCGCCGGTCCTCCAGGTCCGCCCGGATCCGCCGCACGGCCTCCGTCATCACGCCCGTGTGGGTCGGGTCCACCTCCCACGCCTGGCCGAGGTGGCGCGGCTCCAGGTACGGGACGCCGTAGACGGCCGCGCGCTCCCCCGCCGCGTCCTCGAGCAGGACCGGCTCGTCCAGGCGGGCGGGGTCCGTGAGCACGTGCACGCCTGCGGCGGAGAGCAGGCCGGCGCCGAACCCCAGGCGCACCGCGGAGTCGTGGTTGCCGCTGGTGAGGACCACCTGCGCCCCGGCCTCGCGCAGGCGTGCCAGCGTGGCGTCCAGGAGGGCGACGGCGTCCGCCGACGGCAGAGCGCGGTCGTAGACGTCCCCGGCGAGCAGCACGGCGTCCACGCCGCGCTCCCGCACGGTGTCCACGAGGGCGTCGAGGACCTGACGCTGGCCCTCCAGCAGGCCGGTGCCGTGGAAGGACCGGCCGAGATGCCAGTCGGAGGTGTGCAGCAGGAGCATGGCTCCACTGTAGGAACCGGGCGGACGCGTTAAGGCGTCCGACCCGCCTCCTACGATGTCCCCTATGACCGAGACCCCCGCCGCCCCGTCCCTGCCCGGCCCCGAGCACGCCGCCCGCGTCGCCGCCCTCCTCGCGGCGGGCGCCGCCGGGGACGCCCTCGGCTACACCGTGGAGTTCGACGCGGACGCGGCCGTCCGGGCCCGCCACGGGGCGGAGGGGCTCACCACGGGCGAGGCCGCACTGG
The sequence above is a segment of the Micrococcus endophyticus genome. Coding sequences within it:
- a CDS encoding metallophosphoesterase family protein; the encoded protein is MLLLHTSDWHLGRSFHGTGLLEGQRQVLDALVDTVRERGVDAVLLAGDVYDRALPSADAVALLDATLARLREAGAQVVLTSGNHDSAVRLGFGAGLLSAAGVHVLTDPARLDEPVLLEDAAGERAAVYGVPYLEPRHLGQAWEVDPTHTGVMTEAVRRIRADLEDRRAGSPAPLAGVVLAHLFAAGGDASDSERDIGAGGSPLPASPAPADPAGRDAGSGAEPEGLVGTLGQVPVTVFDGLDYAALGHLHGRQTMAEHVRYSGSPLPYSFSEAKHVKGGWLVHVHGGAVTEVEPVDWRAGRRLAVLADRIGPLLDSPEYAFAEDRWVQATVTDPERPERALERLRSRFPHLLVFRHEPEGGRPERVRTYAQALRQAPTDLALTTGFVDHVRGRPASAEESALLDDALTASRTREAQA
- a CDS encoding AAA family ATPase, with product MRLQGIGPYAEAQDVDMDRLNDAGLFLLDGPTGAGKSTVLAALCYALYGSVPGGRSPESLVTTLRPPGAVVPEVLVEFTVQGRRFEVVRSPRHERLKKRRSASGKDTTPTPAAVSLREHVDGAWQEPLTRNDEVGVQVADVMHLDAAQFMQVVMLPQGRFAEFLTARSDERQRLLRRLFGTQRFDGVEEHLKTEAERLGSRAAADAQVAAAAREQLREAVAAELGEDWHAPEPFPVTDEELVERTAERTREAVDAARAGRDAAAAEEAAARGAQAELRATGEALAAAAAWTERERAHREGAEAAAGDRTAVAAHERAGRVLGAADRAESARAAEDRAREADGTAQAAAAEDPLAAGWLEQARRDAAETPADDAALPRDAVALAERAVEEVARAVRDRAAAERLEETERTEAARRTQIVAEREAAEAARSGREESLAAVREAVEAASARLGAQADVDRRVAEAEQGLAAAREAERHALAADAADRSREAARTGRDAAAQHRLGLLRSRYEQAAADLAADLEDGTPCAVCGSPEHPDPAPRVGTAVIEADVAAAEEALAAAEAVLADAETARTAAHERVRASAAAAGGRTPAQAEEALAAARTEHAELAAVRKALAADRRRLQALETERDEAAAAETARTAEDARLQEASRQRHERLLELRAGIERARGDAPDLDARGALVRTARGRLEALAGAVEARERALAVAADADRALAAALREQEFEDVGAARAARLPAEDAAARTARVRAWDDEQARLAELAQSDAVRRGRELQDQQATAPTPEDLEAAAARLLEAERSRRERDEALGRRTAVAAAVERQAALLRGVLDRSAALLAEHERVTGLLALVRGGGENRLKMPLASYVLAGRLEEVAAAATERLLAMTDGRYSIEYSDDSAGRGNKGLELVVRDHYVDETRHPSTLSGGETFMASLALALGLADTVQAEAGGVELDTLFVDEGFGSLDSDTLDDVLDVVDGLRSGGRTVGLVSHVERMKQEIPVRLAVTKEREGSSLAVHVDA